A DNA window from SAR86 cluster bacterium contains the following coding sequences:
- a CDS encoding MFS transporter, translating to MISPVWPFRPSKIPFFYGWVIWIISTLGILFSIPGQTMGLAVFTESFIDVLGLTRTQLSLAYLAGTLGSALFLAKAGKWYDQLGGRVMISAASIALSLMILYISFIDIIRLTLGGPSFISFLLILIGYFGVRFFGQGILTSCSRNVLLLWFVKRRGLVSGARSVFVSLGFSLAPLLLASLIATYGWRESLWILSLLGGVGFSFLALIFIRDNPESCGLRADGSDSKSDEEFQLETPSQTLEQAKLNPIFWIYSLSLSMHAMFGTAIVFHIVAIFSEAGKTSSEAFSYFIPAAIFSTIANLCASWIADKISLKPILIIMLITFCFGSWGLINLELSWGFWLLAFGFGVGGGLWGVISNLAFIRFFGPRHLGEISGFSTSLTVFASAIGPAAFSLGYDYFGTYTMSAKICLVFLIFLLGAALLLNQKEDGQLDSN from the coding sequence ATGATCTCACCAGTTTGGCCATTCAGACCAAGTAAAATACCATTTTTTTATGGCTGGGTAATCTGGATAATTAGTACTTTAGGAATTTTATTTAGTATTCCGGGTCAAACCATGGGATTGGCTGTTTTTACAGAGTCATTTATAGATGTTTTAGGATTAACTAGGACTCAACTCTCTTTAGCTTATCTAGCAGGAACATTAGGGTCAGCATTATTTTTAGCTAAAGCAGGAAAATGGTATGACCAACTTGGTGGCAGGGTCATGATTAGTGCAGCTTCCATAGCATTGTCTTTAATGATTTTGTATATCAGCTTCATAGATATTATTCGTTTAACTCTAGGTGGACCTTCTTTTATTAGTTTTTTATTAATCTTAATTGGTTATTTTGGGGTCAGATTTTTTGGACAAGGTATTTTAACAAGCTGCTCAAGAAATGTATTACTTCTTTGGTTTGTAAAAAGAAGAGGTTTAGTTTCAGGAGCTAGGAGCGTTTTTGTGAGTTTAGGATTTTCTCTAGCCCCATTGCTTTTAGCAAGTTTAATAGCGACCTATGGTTGGAGAGAGTCTTTATGGATTCTGAGTTTACTTGGAGGAGTAGGGTTTTCTTTTTTAGCATTGATATTTATAAGAGACAATCCAGAATCATGTGGTCTGAGAGCCGATGGTTCAGACTCTAAATCAGATGAAGAGTTTCAGTTAGAAACACCCAGTCAAACTCTAGAACAGGCAAAATTAAATCCCATATTTTGGATTTATTCTCTTAGCTTAAGCATGCATGCTATGTTTGGGACCGCTATTGTTTTTCATATAGTTGCTATATTTTCAGAAGCAGGTAAAACATCCTCAGAGGCTTTTAGTTATTTTATACCAGCAGCAATTTTTTCGACTATAGCCAATCTTTGCGCTAGTTGGATTGCTGATAAAATTTCTCTAAAGCCAATTTTAATAATTATGTTGATAACTTTTTGCTTTGGCTCTTGGGGGTTAATTAATTTAGAACTTAGTTGGGGATTTTGGTTATTAGCTTTTGGGTTTGGAGTAGGAGGCGGTCTTTGGGGTGTAATTTCAAACCTAGCATTTATTAGGTTCTTTGGACCTAGACATTTGGGTGAAATAAGCGGTTTTAGTACTTCTTTAACAGTCTTTGCAAGCGCTATAGGACCGGCTGCATTTAGTTTAGGTTATGATTATTTTGGAACTTATACAATGTCTGCAAAGATATGTTTAGTGTTTCTTATATTCCTGCTGGGAGCTGCATTATTATTAAATCAAAAAGAGGATGGGCAATTAGATTCTAATTGA
- the hemB gene encoding porphobilinogen synthase yields MKTIRKYPFTRLRRTRTSSNLRSILKETDLRPSDLIQPLFIKEGLKGSEPIPSLPGIDRLGLDVLSQEIKNIEAAGIQAIALFPVIDPAKKDARGGEALNEDNLISQAIRQIKDNSDIIIIADVALDPYTTHGHDGLLDNNNYVDNDLTLPVLINQSLVLAKAGADVIAPSDMMDGRIKVIRESLEENGFFNTLLLSYSAKFSSKFYGPFRDAVGSSTNLGEGSKDTYQMPIANINEALHEVALDIQEGADIVMVKPGMPYLDVIKAIKEEFLLPTFGYQVSGEYAMLKGAIEKGWLSEEVIIESLLCFKRAGTDCIITYAAKEIALKLNK; encoded by the coding sequence ATGAAAACCATTAGAAAATATCCATTTACTAGATTAAGACGAACTAGGACTTCTTCTAATTTAAGATCAATATTGAAAGAAACTGACTTAAGACCTTCTGATTTAATCCAACCACTTTTTATAAAAGAAGGCTTGAAAGGATCTGAGCCTATCCCGTCCCTTCCGGGTATAGATAGGTTAGGATTAGATGTCCTAAGTCAAGAAATTAAAAATATTGAAGCTGCTGGAATTCAAGCCATAGCTTTATTCCCCGTTATAGACCCTGCAAAAAAAGATGCACGTGGAGGCGAAGCTCTCAATGAGGACAATCTAATTTCTCAAGCAATAAGACAAATAAAAGATAATTCAGACATTATTATAATTGCTGATGTTGCTCTAGACCCTTATACAACTCATGGTCATGATGGACTATTAGACAACAATAACTATGTAGATAATGACTTAACTCTTCCAGTATTGATAAATCAATCTTTAGTCTTGGCTAAAGCTGGAGCAGATGTAATCGCCCCATCTGACATGATGGATGGAAGAATTAAAGTAATCAGAGAATCTCTGGAGGAAAATGGCTTCTTTAATACATTACTTCTTTCGTACTCAGCAAAATTTAGTTCTAAATTTTATGGCCCTTTTCGGGATGCTGTTGGATCTTCTACAAATCTGGGAGAAGGAAGCAAAGATACTTATCAAATGCCGATTGCAAATATAAACGAAGCTCTACATGAAGTTGCCTTAGATATCCAAGAAGGTGCTGACATTGTCATGGTAAAACCAGGAATGCCTTATCTTGATGTTATAAAAGCTATAAAAGAAGAATTTTTATTACCTACCTTTGGATATCAGGTTAGCGGTGAATATGCGATGCTTAAAGGTGCTATTGAGAAAGGATGGCTTTCAGAAGAGGTAATCATAGAATCTTTACTTTGTTTTAAACGCGCAGGTACTGACTGTATTATTACTTATGCAGCTAAAGAAATTGCATTAAAACTTAATAAATAA
- a CDS encoding uroporphyrinogen decarboxylase family protein: MSNLRFKNALQRIPQRTPPIWFMRQAGRYHNHYQNLKKNFSFEDLCKTPKLAAETAMGPIEEFDFDVAILFSDILFPLESLGMNLTYNPGPIFGNHLTENNLSSLITETNPINSLEFQGEAIERTLERLSDDKSLIGFIGGPWTLISYACGLNKETKNQKLNKFKLTLLDETILPLLEQNIELQLKAGAENLMIFDSLAHQLSKEDLYLYLSKTFSSLINKFPGKIGYYAKDGIDYSLILKTINNADIPIAGLGVDSHEDITSYLKSTTHGFTQGNFNENHLTLPKEEFISYLDPYLERMASLSDEDKAGWVCGLGHGVLKTTDQENVKEFVKRARSVFC; the protein is encoded by the coding sequence TTGTCCAATTTAAGATTCAAAAATGCCCTGCAAAGAATACCTCAAAGAACTCCTCCTATATGGTTTATGAGGCAAGCTGGTAGATACCACAACCACTATCAGAATTTAAAAAAAAATTTCTCATTTGAAGACCTCTGTAAAACACCTAAACTTGCAGCTGAAACTGCCATGGGACCAATAGAAGAATTTGATTTTGATGTAGCTATCTTATTCAGTGATATTCTCTTCCCTCTAGAGTCATTAGGTATGAATTTGACCTATAACCCTGGACCTATTTTTGGTAACCATCTAACAGAAAATAACTTAAGTAGTCTAATAACTGAAACTAATCCAATTAACTCTCTTGAATTCCAAGGTGAAGCAATAGAAAGAACTCTTGAAAGACTATCTGATGATAAATCACTAATTGGATTTATAGGTGGACCTTGGACATTAATCTCCTACGCCTGCGGCTTAAATAAGGAAACTAAAAACCAAAAGCTCAACAAGTTTAAACTAACTTTACTTGACGAGACAATCTTGCCTCTTCTAGAGCAAAATATTGAACTACAACTCAAAGCGGGTGCAGAAAACTTGATGATCTTCGATTCGTTAGCACATCAATTATCAAAGGAGGATCTGTACCTTTATTTATCAAAAACTTTTTCTTCCCTAATAAATAAATTTCCTGGAAAAATTGGCTACTATGCTAAAGATGGAATTGACTATTCTTTAATTCTAAAAACAATAAATAATGCGGATATACCGATTGCTGGATTAGGAGTTGATTCTCATGAAGATATTACCTCCTACCTTAAATCTACTACTCATGGATTTACTCAAGGTAATTTCAATGAAAATCATTTAACTCTTCCTAAAGAAGAATTTATAAGTTATTTAGATCCTTACCTTGAAAGAATGGCTAGTCTTAGTGATGAAGATAAAGCTGGCTGGGTTTGTGGCTTAGGCCATGGTGTATTAAAAACTACAGATCAAGAAAATGTAAAAGAATTTGTTAAAAGAGCAAGATCGGTATTCTGTTAG
- the hemF gene encoding oxygen-dependent coproporphyrinogen oxidase yields MNIEEKKKLTSAWFKHLRDTFCNEFEEIDGTSFDRSYWDHKFSGGGEMSIMKGKIFEKVGVNISTVSGKFDDNFKSQVKGTEKSSDYWASGISLVAHMHSPKIPAFHFNTRFLITGDSWFGGGGDLTPTITSKKDTDFFHACMKEACDSANDSYYKTFKEACDEYFYLPHRSESRGEGGIFIDHLKTDSWSNDFAFIKEVGKSSLKAISTIIRNNKDEPWTEEEKEQQLIKRGRYVEFNLIWDRGTTFGLKTGGNIEAILMSMPPSAKWK; encoded by the coding sequence ATGAATATTGAGGAAAAAAAGAAACTTACATCTGCCTGGTTTAAACATCTAAGAGATACTTTTTGTAATGAGTTTGAAGAAATAGATGGAACCAGTTTTGATAGAAGTTATTGGGATCATAAGTTCTCTGGTGGGGGAGAAATGAGCATAATGAAAGGTAAAATTTTTGAAAAAGTAGGTGTTAATATATCTACCGTGTCTGGAAAATTTGATGATAACTTTAAATCACAAGTTAAAGGAACTGAAAAATCTTCAGATTATTGGGCAAGTGGAATAAGTCTTGTTGCTCATATGCATTCACCAAAAATACCTGCTTTTCACTTCAATACCAGATTTTTAATTACTGGTGACTCATGGTTTGGAGGTGGAGGAGATTTAACACCTACAATAACTTCAAAAAAAGATACTGATTTTTTTCACGCTTGCATGAAAGAAGCCTGCGATAGCGCAAATGATAGTTATTACAAAACTTTCAAAGAAGCTTGTGATGAATACTTCTATCTACCGCATAGATCAGAGTCCAGAGGAGAAGGTGGTATTTTTATTGATCACTTAAAAACAGACTCTTGGAGCAATGATTTTGCCTTCATTAAAGAAGTAGGAAAATCATCTCTTAAAGCAATTTCAACAATAATTCGTAACAATAAAGATGAACCCTGGACAGAAGAAGAAAAGGAACAACAACTCATTAAACGAGGACGATATGTCGAATTTAATCTTATATGGGACAGAGGAACTACCTTTGGCTTAAAAACAGGAGGTAATATAGAAGCAATTCTTATGTCAATGCCACCTTCCGCTAAATGGAAATAA
- the hemJ gene encoding protoporphyrinogen oxidase HemJ — translation MNTFLVIKVIHIISVITWMAALFYLPRIFVYHATKKVGTDTSETFKTMEDKLLSLIANPSLVIVWISGLFLFGYKELEVWLVYKMFLVLAMTLFHFYLRNVQKKFSEDQNIKSERFFRIINEIPSVLLIGIIILVVFQPK, via the coding sequence ATGAATACTTTCCTAGTTATTAAAGTTATTCATATCATTTCTGTAATTACCTGGATGGCAGCACTTTTTTATCTTCCTAGAATATTTGTTTATCACGCAACAAAAAAGGTAGGAACTGACACTTCTGAAACTTTTAAAACTATGGAGGATAAACTTTTATCTTTAATTGCCAATCCCTCTTTGGTCATTGTATGGATTTCTGGTCTATTTTTATTTGGCTATAAGGAACTGGAAGTTTGGCTTGTTTATAAAATGTTTTTAGTTCTAGCAATGACTTTATTCCACTTTTATCTTAGGAACGTACAGAAAAAATTCTCTGAAGATCAGAACATAAAATCTGAAAGATTCTTTAGAATAATTAATGAGATTCCTTCAGTTCTTTTGATAGGTATAATTATTTTAGTAGTATTTCAGCCTAAATAA
- a CDS encoding nitroreductase: METLKALHTRNSASRLIEPAPSKKEMELVYQAAFRAPDHAWLRPWRFIQVTGESRSKLSDIFLETAQRLKGDISADLEAKYKSASYRAPMVIILISEIKNHPKVPSIEQILSVGAATQNMLLALHDLGYGAIWRTGSMAFNETITSVLKLGENTEVIGYLYVGSKEDELKKLPNLASEDFVSYWE; the protein is encoded by the coding sequence ATGGAAACCTTAAAAGCTCTTCATACTAGAAATTCAGCCTCTAGATTAATAGAGCCTGCTCCTTCAAAGAAAGAAATGGAGTTAGTTTACCAAGCTGCTTTTAGAGCTCCAGATCATGCATGGCTAAGACCCTGGAGGTTTATTCAAGTAACAGGTGAAAGTCGCAGTAAATTAAGTGATATTTTTTTAGAGACAGCTCAAAGGTTAAAGGGAGATATATCAGCAGATTTAGAGGCCAAATATAAGTCAGCTTCTTATAGAGCTCCGATGGTTATAATTCTTATTTCTGAGATAAAAAATCATCCAAAGGTTCCTTCCATAGAACAGATTTTATCAGTAGGAGCGGCAACTCAAAATATGTTGTTAGCGCTTCATGATTTAGGGTATGGAGCAATTTGGAGAACAGGCTCAATGGCTTTTAATGAAACTATTACGTCAGTTTTGAAATTAGGTGAAAATACAGAAGTAATTGGCTATTTATATGTAGGATCTAAAGAAGATGAATTAAAAAAGTTGCCTAATTTAGCTTCTGAAGACTTTGTTTCATATTGGGAATAA
- the hemH gene encoding ferrochelatase: MKGILLINLGSPKDLNLESVKIYLKEFLEDELVIDIPAFLRKILVTNFIVPFRAKKTLEAYKAIWKEDGSPLIINTRSLKEKLQKEATYPIEFAMRYQEPSIELSMKKLIDKGCTSLIILPLYPHYAMATSLTTIRKVEEINNKLQSKLKLKFIKSFHNNSQYIHALSTKIKPFINNIDYLLFSYHGIPKSHLTKIDPTGSHCLKSKNCCQVESEAKQYCYKSQVLETSRLCASSLELKNKQWGVAFQSRIGPGWLKPFSDIEFKELPKKGFKNIAVVCPSFLLDNLETLEEVQIRGRETFISAGGENFYYIPCLNQDDLWIDCLTNLI, encoded by the coding sequence ATGAAAGGAATTCTATTAATCAATTTAGGCTCTCCAAAAGATTTAAATCTTGAATCAGTTAAAATTTACCTTAAAGAATTTTTGGAAGATGAACTTGTAATAGACATACCTGCATTTCTTAGAAAAATATTAGTTACTAACTTTATAGTACCTTTCAGAGCTAAAAAGACTCTGGAAGCTTATAAAGCGATCTGGAAAGAAGACGGTTCTCCCTTAATTATAAATACAAGATCTTTAAAAGAAAAATTACAAAAAGAAGCAACATATCCGATTGAATTTGCAATGAGGTACCAAGAACCTTCAATAGAATTATCCATGAAAAAGTTAATTGATAAAGGATGTACTTCTTTGATCATTTTACCTCTTTACCCTCATTATGCTATGGCAACTTCTCTTACTACCATTAGAAAAGTAGAGGAGATAAATAATAAACTTCAATCTAAATTAAAATTAAAATTTATAAAATCTTTTCATAATAACTCTCAATACATACATGCACTTAGCACTAAAATTAAACCATTTATTAATAATATTGATTACTTATTATTTAGTTATCATGGCATTCCTAAAAGTCATTTAACTAAAATAGATCCTACAGGAAGTCATTGCTTAAAAAGTAAAAATTGTTGCCAAGTGGAGTCAGAGGCAAAGCAATATTGCTATAAATCACAGGTCTTAGAAACCTCAAGATTGTGCGCCTCATCATTAGAATTAAAAAATAAACAATGGGGTGTAGCATTTCAATCTAGGATAGGCCCAGGATGGCTTAAACCTTTTTCTGATATTGAATTTAAGGAACTGCCAAAAAAAGGATTTAAAAACATAGCAGTTGTATGCCCATCATTTCTTCTTGATAATCTAGAAACTCTAGAAGAAGTTCAGATAAGAGGACGAGAAACTTTTATAAGTGCTGGAGGCGAAAACTTTTATTATATTCCATGCTTAAATCAAGATGACCTTTGGATAGATTGTTTAACAAATCTAATATGA
- a CDS encoding TonB-dependent receptor plug domain-containing protein, producing MITIVGSQSEAIEVAGSASVITEAELEKYEYTDIHKILSTIPGVNFKPEEGYGLRPNISIRGTYADRSGKVTLLEDGILIAPAPYAASSAYYFPTVGRIAGVEVLKGPSAITQGPYTVGGAINLLSTPIPDQTGGILNQEFGEDGTMRTHLVIGAVGKNAAFSIESHNWETDGFDSIKGSSNNTGFDKDDVVIKLRLNSDKDTDGIYHELNFKYQDSEEISDQSYVGLADADFRKDPHARYGLSAYDEMDNNHDQWSINYLADFDNLEVSATIYENEFARNWFKVDKIDNKKVYGLGNGINNIISAANEGKAGGSAILNGTNAQSVEIKLKNNNRAYVSEGTDFKVQYNTDRQSLTVGYRSTEDNEDRFQIYEYVDWSGGKLGPLTKGSAPGFSSNNRLTYSEATAFYINEEINFGALTVNVGYRSEDWEISQDRYVDVARTAVNAAKGYPKKLTDSDNRLMGFGATYELNETTSLFVGFHEGFTPTGGGADSEEADNLEVGVRYVSVDIFAEFVVFNTDYANMFGTCTASGGAVGSCDQGDSFNGGAATIEGIELALKKVWRSDNGTIYPLSLTYTSTDAQFDSSFKSSFWGNVNAGMDLPDLPDTQLALSTGFEMENGWSGDATLYSYGSTCSVAACTAGTEIDSYNVIDVTVAKEISEKSDIYIVIENITDEEDIVARAPKNGARAQKPTTTTVGIRYRF from the coding sequence GTGATTACAATAGTAGGTTCTCAATCTGAAGCCATTGAGGTAGCTGGTTCAGCTTCAGTAATTACTGAAGCGGAGTTAGAGAAATATGAGTATACAGATATACATAAAATACTCTCAACCATTCCTGGAGTTAATTTCAAGCCTGAAGAGGGTTATGGATTAAGGCCAAATATTAGTATCCGAGGTACATATGCTGATAGATCAGGAAAAGTAACTCTTTTAGAGGATGGTATTCTTATAGCTCCGGCTCCTTATGCCGCTTCATCTGCATATTATTTTCCGACAGTAGGACGAATAGCAGGCGTTGAAGTTCTTAAGGGTCCTTCAGCGATTACCCAGGGTCCATACACGGTAGGAGGAGCAATTAACTTACTTAGTACACCTATACCTGATCAGACTGGAGGAATATTAAATCAAGAGTTTGGAGAAGATGGAACAATGAGAACTCACTTGGTAATAGGTGCAGTAGGAAAAAATGCTGCCTTTTCTATAGAGTCTCATAATTGGGAAACAGATGGTTTTGATTCCATTAAGGGGTCTAGTAATAATACTGGTTTTGATAAAGATGATGTTGTTATTAAGCTTAGACTGAATTCAGATAAGGATACTGATGGAATTTATCATGAATTAAACTTTAAGTATCAAGATTCAGAAGAAATTTCGGATCAATCATATGTTGGTTTAGCTGATGCTGATTTTAGAAAAGATCCTCATGCAAGATATGGACTATCAGCTTATGATGAAATGGATAATAACCATGATCAATGGTCTATTAATTACTTAGCTGACTTTGATAACCTAGAGGTAAGCGCAACTATTTATGAAAATGAATTTGCTAGAAACTGGTTTAAAGTTGACAAAATAGACAATAAAAAAGTTTATGGGCTTGGAAATGGCATTAATAATATTATAAGTGCTGCTAATGAAGGAAAAGCTGGAGGTTCAGCAATCCTTAATGGAACAAATGCTCAATCAGTAGAGATAAAACTTAAAAATAATAATAGGGCTTATGTCTCAGAAGGAACTGATTTCAAGGTTCAATACAATACTGATAGACAAAGTTTGACCGTTGGATATAGATCTACTGAAGATAATGAAGATAGGTTTCAAATTTATGAATATGTTGACTGGAGTGGAGGCAAACTTGGGCCTTTAACTAAAGGTTCTGCTCCAGGTTTTAGTTCTAATAATAGACTAACTTATTCTGAAGCTACTGCTTTTTACATTAATGAAGAGATTAATTTTGGAGCTCTAACAGTGAATGTGGGTTATCGTTCTGAAGATTGGGAAATATCTCAAGATCGTTATGTGGATGTGGCTAGAACAGCAGTTAATGCTGCAAAAGGTTATCCTAAGAAACTAACAGACTCAGATAACAGGCTTATGGGCTTTGGAGCAACATATGAACTTAATGAAACTACTTCACTTTTTGTTGGTTTTCATGAAGGCTTTACCCCAACAGGTGGTGGAGCTGATTCAGAAGAAGCAGATAACTTAGAGGTAGGAGTAAGATATGTATCTGTAGATATCTTTGCTGAATTTGTAGTTTTTAATACTGATTATGCAAATATGTTTGGAACTTGTACCGCTTCAGGAGGAGCAGTTGGTAGCTGCGATCAAGGAGATTCCTTTAATGGAGGTGCCGCAACAATTGAAGGTATTGAGCTTGCTTTGAAGAAAGTTTGGCGATCTGATAACGGAACAATTTATCCTTTAAGTCTTACATATACTTCTACTGATGCTCAATTTGACTCTTCTTTCAAGAGCTCATTTTGGGGAAATGTAAATGCTGGAATGGATCTGCCAGATCTCCCAGATACTCAACTAGCTTTATCAACTGGATTTGAAATGGAGAATGGTTGGTCTGGAGATGCAACTTTATATTCTTATGGAAGTACTTGCTCAGTAGCAGCGTGTACGGCAGGAACGGAGATAGACTCTTATAATGTAATAGATGTTACTGTGGCGAAGGAGATATCAGAAAAATCTGATATATACATAGTCATAGAAAATATAACAGATGAAGAAGATATTGTAGCTAGAGCACCTAAAAATGGAGCTAGAGCTCAGAAGCCAACTACAACTACAGTTGGAATAAGATACCGGTTCTAG
- a CDS encoding FTR1 family protein: MNEFIITFRETLEAALIVGIIYTLLSKQDLTEQIRHLWMAVIAAVIVSIIVALSLNEVKDSIGNVSIEKLVEAIFMYITAGLLWYVIFWLAKHVSNRKELEGQTNSAIKTSSYGIFFLVFFAILREGFETAIFLLGSFSILGSFSYTGFILGMTLAILLGYLVVIQGRRLDLRKFFRLTTLLLVFLASGMVAYGTHEAEEFLVKGEHLEWVGIEDKSQIDRVWDVLKPKEELLATDNDIFYTYGNGKYTHLLHDKGQIGVFLKGFFGYNSNPNWVELILWFLSMLIGLNLWRRFYLTS; this comes from the coding sequence ATGAATGAATTTATCATTACTTTTAGAGAAACTTTAGAAGCAGCACTAATAGTTGGTATTATCTATACTCTTTTATCTAAGCAAGATTTAACGGAACAAATACGTCATTTATGGATGGCTGTAATAGCTGCAGTTATTGTAAGTATTATAGTTGCGTTATCTTTGAATGAAGTAAAAGATTCAATAGGTAATGTGTCTATAGAAAAGTTAGTAGAAGCTATTTTTATGTATATCACTGCCGGATTATTATGGTATGTAATTTTTTGGCTCGCAAAACACGTTAGTAATAGAAAAGAATTAGAAGGTCAGACTAATTCAGCTATTAAAACTTCTAGCTATGGGATATTTTTCTTGGTATTTTTTGCTATCCTTCGGGAGGGTTTTGAAACAGCAATTTTTTTGTTAGGAAGCTTTTCAATCTTAGGTTCATTTTCTTATACAGGCTTTATTTTAGGAATGACTCTGGCAATTCTTTTGGGTTATTTAGTGGTAATTCAGGGAAGGAGGCTAGATCTTAGAAAATTTTTTCGTTTAACTACTCTTCTATTAGTATTTTTAGCTTCTGGAATGGTTGCTTATGGTACTCATGAGGCAGAAGAATTCTTAGTAAAGGGAGAACATCTTGAGTGGGTAGGCATAGAAGATAAAAGCCAGATTGATAGAGTATGGGATGTTCTTAAACCCAAAGAAGAATTATTAGCAACAGATAATGATATTTTTTATACATATGGTAATGGAAAGTATACTCATTTACTTCATGACAAGGGGCAAATAGGAGTTTTCTTAAAAGGGTTTTTTGGTTATAACAGCAACCCAAATTGGGTAGAGTTAATCCTATGGTTTTTATCTATGTTAATAGGTTTAAATTTATGGCGAAGGTTTTACCTTACAAGCTAA